The sequence TCTGATGGTCTTATTAGGATCCATACCTTTCTCCAAAGCCGCCATAGCGGTAACCATCTTAAAAGTGGACCCAGGCTGAATAGCCGTTTGTAAAGCAACATTGTATAAAGGCCTTGGTGCTAAAGTGTCCTCCTCGTTTTCGGGAAAGAGGCTTTCCCAATCTGAATTTGATATTCCTGTGGAAAACATATTTGGATCATAGTCCGGATAATTGGCTAAGGTCAATATTTCTCCGGTTTTTACATCTGTGGCAACCAAAGCTCCGCTTGTTGCATTGACATAAGGTCGTCCTTTTTTCTTATTGGTTCCAAATTTATAATTTCCCCACTTGCTTTCGTAAACTCCGCCTTTTTGAATTGCTTCTATGCCCTTTTTAAGAGCGGCTTCTGCTACCTCTTGTAGCTTCGCATCGATAGTAAGATATAAATTATCTCCCGGTGTGGGATCTTCCTGACTGATTGTATTAATTGTATTTCCAAAGGCATCAACCTCCACAATTTTTTTGCCTTCTTTTCCTTTCATCTGATCTTCATACTTTTCTTCTATTCCCGTTTTTCCTATTATATCATTGGGAGAATAGCCGTTTTCTTCAACGTATTTTTTTATTTCATTAGATTGAGATATCTTTCCTAAGTATCCTAATATATGAGATGCAGTATTCCCGAGGGGATAATATCTTATCGGTTCAATAGAAACCTGAACACCTGACATATCCATTTTTCCCTCTTCCAATTTTGCTACAGTTGAATCCTTTATCCCATATGCGATATTAATCGGTTGATAAGCTCTATAGCCTTGGCTGTTCAACTGATCCAATATTAAAAGCATAGGTCTTACTTCATATTCGCTAAGTTTTTTATCTATTTCAAATTTATCTCTCAAAAAGTAAAAAGCTTCTTCCGCACTGCTTTTTTTTGGAATATTAAATTGGCTAAACCAATTATTTTTATTATTTATACTTACATATTGTAAATTTGAAACGGATATCTTGGGATTAACACCATTATTCAGCAAAACTTCCTGAGCAATATTTTTAACTTTCTTATCCAATATGGTTTCTTTTAACGCACCTGTTTTTTTACCCAGCTCTATTAAAACGTTTATAGGTGTATCAGAGCCTGAAGAACTATTGTCTTTGAATTTGTAAATCAAGCCCGTCTTTTCCTCATTCAACTCATAAGTAACGGGACATTTAACATTCTTCTCTTCGATCTTGGAAATTAATATTTTACCCGGAATTATAGTCTCCGTAACTTTGCCCTTATCATCTTTTTCCTCTACTACCTTTTCCAATAAATTATTAACGGAAGTCTGCATTACTATATTCACGAAATCATCTTTTGCACTACTCTTCATCGTTATATTATTATATTTCTTCATGAGAGATCTTTTCTGACTCTCATATTCCTCGTCAAATGTTAAATCAAAAGGCTGAATTTCAATATCGTCTACATATCCTTTACTTTTTAATAAATCATAAGTTAATTGTCTGGATATAGGATGATCTATTATTTTTCTTATAATGTTTCTGTCATTACCTATAAGGCTAAGTATACATTCCTCGGGAGACGATTTAAGAGGCAGTTTGTTCTCCGTCTTCCATTCATCTATGTCTTTCCCCTCCTCAAAATTAAAAACAACCCCTCCGTCAGCAAGAGAAATTTCTATAGGCATGTCTATTCCTTTGCTCTGCAGAGCATGAATAGCTTTATTCCCTGTTAAGAACTTAAAATTTTCGTTATCAACATAAAATGTATTTAATATTTGATGAAGAAAATTATTATTAATTATTATATCAATGATTTTTTCTTCCGGATCTTGGTTCTCATTATTATATGAGTCTTCATTTTTGTATTTAAAAACATTCATTTCTATAGGAAATTCATCTATATAATTAACGCCATCCTCCTCTAAAAGTCTTGACAAATTTAATACTGTTTTATTTCTTTCTTTTTTATCCTTTAAATTCAATTCATCTTTTAAAATCTGAACAGTAAAACTTGGCTTGTTCCCTGCCAACAGCCGTCCATACCTGTCCCTGATTTCTCCTCTCGGTGCGGTAATGGAAATTTCTTTCAGTCTTTTATTATCGGATATATCCCTATAATAATCTCCCTGAACTATTGTTAATCTTGCCAATTGAAAAAAAAGAACAAAAAATACTGCAAAGATAAAAATCATCAGTATGTTATATCTGTCCTTTAATTTATCAATAAGTTTCACAGAACTCACCTCTATTTTCCTCCAAATTTAATGGAAGAAACAGTAAATTTCTTCAATAACCATTTATATAATGGAATTGATAAAATAACATTATATATTATTTCAATAATTATAACATTTCTTATAAGATCATAAAAATAAGAATTCATTGATAGAAAATACATTATTATAAAATACAGGAGATGATATATAACCGTTCCCAGGGAAATAAAAATAAAAGGTGCGATTAAGCTATCCTTATATATTTTAGTTTCCATAATTCCAATAAAATATCCTATTAAAAAATATATAAGAGCATTTACCCCAAGTACAGGACTAAAAAAAATGTCCTGAAGAAATCCTGCGATTATCCCTACCACAGCTCCCTCCCTTTTTCCGTTCAAAATAGCTAGGGATACTACAATTATCAAGGCAGTATTAGGAACAACCCCTAATACTGCTATATGTGGAATAATCGTACTCTGCAATATGAAGTTGAAAATAACAATGCATAAAATAATTAACCAGCGCAAATTTCTACCCCTCATTATTTATTAATAATTATATATACTTTATATATCTTTTTAAAATTTATGGCCGGGTCCACTAAAATACTTTTCATCAAATTTTTTTCATCTTTTTCTACTTCGGTCACTTCTCCGACATATAAATCTTTCACAAAACCTTCTCCAAGTCCGGAAGTAAAAAGCTTGTCTCCTTTAACTATATCTGCATCACTGTCAAATAAATATCCTGACAACTTTCCATCAACACTTCCCGATAAAATCCCTCCGTCTTGAGTTCTTATTATCTTATAAGAAATATCACTATTTTCATCTATTATAGATATAACCTTTGCCCAATTATCTCCTACATCTGAAACTCTTCCTACCAATCCTTCTTGCACAACATTATTTTCAATTTCTATTCCCTGAACAACTGTGTCACCCTTTTTTATTCCATCTTTTAGTCCTTTATCTATAACAAATCTGTCAAACCAATTTCCAGGTTCTTTTGCAATGATATTAGCACCTACCAAATTATATTTTGTATTATTTAATAGCTGTTCTTCTTTCTGAAGATAATCTGCTTTAGAAATAATATTTTCATATTCCCTATTTTTATTTTCTAATTCTGCTACTTTTTTTCTGAGGTTTTCATTTTCCTCCTTTAAACGAAAAACATTCTTTACAGAATCTATTCCATTAACAACCTTATTACTTGCAGCAGAAAAAACTTTTTCCACCGGAGAAAAAATATTTCCTATTATTCTCTCCACGGAAGTCAACTGCATTCTTTC is a genomic window of Acidilutibacter cellobiosedens containing:
- a CDS encoding penicillin-binding transpeptidase domain-containing protein, which codes for MSSVKLIDKLKDRYNILMIFIFAVFFVLFFQLARLTIVQGDYYRDISDNKRLKEISITAPRGEIRDRYGRLLAGNKPSFTVQILKDELNLKDKKERNKTVLNLSRLLEEDGVNYIDEFPIEMNVFKYKNEDSYNNENQDPEEKIIDIIINNNFLHQILNTFYVDNENFKFLTGNKAIHALQSKGIDMPIEISLADGGVVFNFEEGKDIDEWKTENKLPLKSSPEECILSLIGNDRNIIRKIIDHPISRQLTYDLLKSKGYVDDIEIQPFDLTFDEEYESQKRSLMKKYNNITMKSSAKDDFVNIVMQTSVNNLLEKVVEEKDDKGKVTETIIPGKILISKIEEKNVKCPVTYELNEEKTGLIYKFKDNSSSGSDTPINVLIELGKKTGALKETILDKKVKNIAQEVLLNNGVNPKISVSNLQYVSINNKNNWFSQFNIPKKSSAEEAFYFLRDKFEIDKKLSEYEVRPMLLILDQLNSQGYRAYQPINIAYGIKDSTVAKLEEGKMDMSGVQVSIEPIRYYPLGNTASHILGYLGKISQSNEIKKYVEENGYSPNDIIGKTGIEEKYEDQMKGKEGKKIVEVDAFGNTINTISQEDPTPGDNLYLTIDAKLQEVAEAALKKGIEAIQKGGVYESKWGNYKFGTNKKKGRPYVNATSGALVATDVKTGEILTLANYPDYDPNMFSTGISNSDWESLFPENEEDTLAPRPLYNVALQTAIQPGSTFKMVTAMAALEKGMDPNKTIRDMGYVDIGNKRFTCLIWKNGRGSHGNENVYNAIRDSCNYYFYTLALGKNQRTGESIGIKLDIEDITNMAKKFGLNDKTGIEIDVPAEAHGGVPDPSKKIASTKGILKRYLKENINKYVKDGVKLDDKDLEEVINEIISWVGNEELLSRTEVIKRLDKMGIDPEKRLEGEREGLADKIKYTYLNQAGWNIADTLNITIGQGQNSYTPIQMANYIATLSNGGYLHKMSVVDSIKNYDNSAVEYKREDSGHKIKLNDYENLERVKYAMRKVAVEGTAKSIFSKFPVKVAAKTGTAQKSGINPVTLDTYDDYAWFVAFAPYDDPQIAISVVIFQGGSGGYAGPIARDVIAEYLGLNEEEEQKEVLPIENELSR
- the mreC gene encoding rod shape-determining protein MreC, which produces MSFLKKYGDRMIVISITIILIAIIGLTGSERMQLTSVERIIGNIFSPVEKVFSAASNKVVNGIDSVKNVFRLKEENENLRKKVAELENKNREYENIISKADYLQKEEQLLNNTKYNLVGANIIAKEPGNWFDRFVIDKGLKDGIKKGDTVVQGIEIENNVVQEGLVGRVSDVGDNWAKVISIIDENSDISYKIIRTQDGGILSGSVDGKLSGYLFDSDADIVKGDKLFTSGLGEGFVKDLYVGEVTEVEKDEKNLMKSILVDPAINFKKIYKVYIIINK
- the mreD gene encoding rod shape-determining protein MreD, yielding MRWLIILCIVIFNFILQSTIIPHIAVLGVVPNTALIIVVSLAILNGKREGAVVGIIAGFLQDIFFSPVLGVNALIYFLIGYFIGIMETKIYKDSLIAPFIFISLGTVIYHLLYFIIMYFLSMNSYFYDLIRNVIIIEIIYNVILSIPLYKWLLKKFTVSSIKFGGK